GTGGTATTGGAAAAAGTACCACAGTAGCCAATATTGCCGCCGCATACAGCAGGGCAGGAAAGAAGGTCATGGTTATTGGATGCGATCCAAAGGCAGACACTACAAGGACTCTC
The sequence above is a segment of the uncultured Methanobrevibacter sp. genome. Coding sequences within it:
- a CDS encoding AAA family ATPase — encoded protein: MKRQKKIAIYGKGGIGKSTTVANIAAAYSRAGKKVMVIGCDPKADTTRTL